The following are from one region of the Vitis riparia cultivar Riparia Gloire de Montpellier isolate 1030 chromosome 9, EGFV_Vit.rip_1.0, whole genome shotgun sequence genome:
- the LOC117922664 gene encoding proteasome subunit alpha type-6, with translation MSRGSGGGYDRHITIFSPEGRLFQVEYAFKAVKASGITSIGVRGKDSVCVVTQKKVPDKLLDQTSVTHLFPITKFLGLLATGMTADARTLVQQARNEAAEFRFRYGYEMPVDVLARWIADKSQVYTQHAYMRPLGVVAMILGIDDENGPRLFKCDPAGHFFGHKATSAGLKEQEAINFLEKKMKNDPAFSYDETVQTAISALQSVLQEDFKPNEIEVGVVRTDSPAFRVLSTEEIDEHLTAISERD, from the exons AGTATGCATTTAAAGCTGTTAAGGCTTCTGGAATCACCTCCATTGGTGTTCGAGGAAAGGACTCAGTCTGTGTTGTAACACAGAAGAAGGTTCCT GACAAGCTTTTGGATCAGACCAGTGTCACACATCTTTTCCCCATCACCAAGTTCCTGGGGTTGTTAGCCACTGGCATGACTG CTGATGCAAGGACTTTGGTTCAACAAGCAAGGAATGAAGCAGCCGAGTTTCGCTTCAGATATGGATATGAAATGCCTGTAGATGTATTGGCCAGATG GATTGCTGACAAATCACAAGTCTATACTCAACATGCATACATGAGACCTCTTGGAGTAG TTGCCATGATCTTGGGTATTGATGATGAAAATGGACCTCGCCTCTTCAAATGTGACCCAGCTGGCCATTTCTTTGGCCATAAG GCAACAAGTGCTGGATTAAAAGAGCAAGAGGCAATTAACTTCctggagaagaaaatgaaaaatgatccTGCATTTTCATATGATGAGACAGTTCAG ACCGCTATTTCTGCCCTGCAATCAGTTTTGCAAGAGGACTTCAAGCCCAACGAGATTGAG GTTGGAGTGGTGAGGACTGACAGCCCTGCCTTCAGAGTGTTGTCCACCGAGGAGATCGACGAGCACTTGACTGCCATAAGCGAGCGCGACTGA